Proteins from a single region of Gammaproteobacteria bacterium:
- a CDS encoding glycosyltransferase, whose translation MNDVCHRKIMHIASGDLWAGAEVQLFTLAKSLHTRLGTTISVVLLNHGELEHQLRATGIEVIVLDESQLNGLQILRQLVRTIRDVKPEVVHTHRLKENILGSIAAWICRRIPSLRTAHGAPEHRPSWKQLPKRLIFFLDWFCGRYLQRKIIAVSDDLAGILGKTFPAEKICVIENGIDFESVHRRNNKTHTIPDTQTANLKVGFAGRLVPVKRVDLFIQTARYILDHYPDLKTSFHIFGDGPLREQLEQLSRDLATDRIVHFEGHCNNIHEELQKLDVLLMTSDHEGLPMILLEAMALELPHHRPRRGRNSKTAGPRPLWPLGPGSQSRGLCTCNPAARG comes from the coding sequence ATGAACGACGTTTGCCATCGCAAAATCATGCATATCGCCTCCGGCGACCTCTGGGCAGGCGCCGAGGTACAGCTATTTACCCTCGCAAAATCACTGCATACACGCCTGGGCACCACGATCAGCGTAGTATTGCTCAACCACGGTGAACTAGAACATCAACTCCGCGCCACGGGCATCGAAGTCATCGTTCTGGACGAATCCCAGTTGAATGGGCTCCAGATCCTGCGCCAGCTAGTGCGCACTATACGGGACGTAAAGCCAGAGGTTGTCCATACACATCGCCTCAAAGAGAACATTCTCGGCAGTATAGCCGCTTGGATTTGCCGAAGAATTCCCTCACTCCGAACCGCTCATGGCGCACCGGAGCACAGACCGTCCTGGAAGCAACTGCCGAAACGCCTGATTTTCTTCCTCGACTGGTTTTGTGGGCGTTACCTGCAGCGCAAGATCATTGCAGTTTCGGACGATCTGGCCGGTATTCTAGGCAAAACCTTCCCTGCAGAGAAGATCTGTGTCATTGAAAACGGAATCGACTTCGAGTCTGTTCACCGACGGAACAATAAAACGCACACTATTCCAGACACCCAGACAGCAAACCTGAAAGTCGGTTTCGCCGGCCGACTGGTCCCGGTAAAGCGCGTTGACCTCTTTATCCAGACGGCGCGTTATATCCTCGATCACTATCCGGATCTCAAAACAAGCTTCCACATTTTCGGAGACGGTCCACTGCGCGAACAACTCGAACAGCTCAGCCGTGACCTCGCTACGGACCGAATCGTGCATTTTGAGGGTCACTGCAACAACATCCACGAGGAATTACAGAAACTCGATGTACTGCTAATGACTTCGGACCATGAGGGCCTGCCCATGATCCTGCTTGAAGCCATGGCATTGGAACTCCCCCATCATCGCCCACGCCGTGGGCGGAATTCTAAAACTGCTGGACCAAGGCCGCTGTGGCCTCTTGGTCCAGGATCACAGTCCCGCGGGCTATGCACGTGCAATCCAGCAGCTCGTGGCTAA